In the Neomonachus schauinslandi chromosome 13, ASM220157v2, whole genome shotgun sequence genome, one interval contains:
- the CER1 gene encoding cerberus: MCRLLLQLLVLLPLGKAAQQRDGCPSQSSVSPVLLERDRRELPLGNHEDAEEKPDLFVAVPHLIGAGEGQRQREKMLSRFGRFWKKPERDLHPPQDVVPEHFPPGTHAVTQPKDGLQMEKSPLREEAKKFWHHFMFRMSPASQGIILPIKSHEVHQETCRTVPFGQTITHEDCEKVVVQNNLCFGKCGAVRFPGAAQHPHTSCSHCSPAKFTTMHLQLNCTGLASVVKVVMLVEECQCKMKTEHEHGHLLQAGFQAGSQAEFHAQDPFIPGFST, translated from the exons ATGTGTCGTCTCTTACTTCAGCTGCTGGTGCTCCTGCCTCTAGGGAAGGCTGCACAGCAGCGGGATGGCTGCCCAAGTCAGAGTTCTGTCTCCCCTGTGCTCCTAGAAAGGGATCGCAGGGAGCTCCCCCTTGGCAACCACGAGGATGCTGAGGAGAAGCCAGATCTGTTTGTCGCCGTGCCCCACCTCATAGGTGCAGGAGAaggccagaggcagagagagaagatgcTATCCAGGTTTGGCAGGTTCTGGAAGAAGCCCGAGAGAGACCTGCACCCACCCCAGGATGTGGTCCCTGAGCACTTCCCACCTGGGACCCACGCCGTCACTCAGCCAAAAGATGGGCTGCAGATGGAGAAATCTCCCCTTCGGGAAGAGGCCAAGAAATTCTGGCACCACTTCATGTTCAGAATGAGTCCAGCTTCTCAGGGGATCATCCTGCCCATCAAAAGCCATGAAGTGCATCAGGAGACCTGTAGGACAGTGCCCTTTGGCCAG ACGATCACCCATGAAGACTGTGAGAAAGTAGTTGTACAGAACAACCTTTGCTTTGGGAAATGTGGGGCCGTTCGTTTTCCTGGAGCTGCGCAGCACCCCCACACATCCTGCTCCCACTGCTCACCTGCCAAGTTCACCACGATGCACTTGCAGCTGAACTGCACTGGCCTTGCCTCCGTGGTCAAGGTGGTGATGCTGGTGGAAGAGTGCCAGTGCAAGATGAAGACTGAGCATGAGCATGgacacctcctccaggcaggctTCCAGGCAGGCTCCCAGGCAGAATTTCATGCCCAGGATCCCTTCATCCCAGGATTTTCCACTTAA